A portion of the Cololabis saira isolate AMF1-May2022 chromosome 17, fColSai1.1, whole genome shotgun sequence genome contains these proteins:
- the spef1 gene encoding sperm flagellar protein 1 yields MDREPNDDELQDLFAWIDQIPLSRPKRNISRDFSDGVMAAEVVKHFFPKLVDLHNYNPANSTQQKIGNWTLLDRKVFSKLDFHVPEETVKRIVLSTAGAIVPVLSALRGKIVKKLESTMTNTQNLNYYDTRNQEKHHAEIPQSEAKRLAQLAEIGKEENRMTNMSPHHVVTFYSDMPPTFQLMLQEKEQAVLALQQTVEILQMKVNKLEHLLHLKDMRIEDLTQHLDLYKAKGNKS; encoded by the exons ATGGATCGAGAACCCAACGATGACGAACTGCAGGATCTGTTCGCATGGATAGACCAAATACCTCTGTCCAGGcccaaaagaaacatttccaGAGACTTCAGCGATGGAG TGATGGCTGCCGAGGTGGTCAAACATTTCTTCCCAAAGCTTGTTGACCTGCACAACTATAAccctgcaaactccacacagcaGAAGATTGGTAACTGGACCCTCCTCGACAG GAAAGTGTTTTCCAAGCTGGATTTTCATGTGCCCGAGGAGACAGTAAAGAGGATTGTACTGAGCACTGCTGGTGCAATAGTGCCTGTACTGAGTGCCCTCAGAGGGAAGATAGTCAAGAAACTGGAGAGCACGATGACCAATACACAA aaTTTGAACTACTATGACACCAGGAACCAAGAGAAACATCACGCAG AAATTCCTCAGAGTGAAGCAAAACGTCTGGCTCAACTAGCAGAAATtggaaaagaagagaacaggATGACAAATAT GAGCCCACATCATGTAGTGACGTTTTATTCAGACATGCCCCCTACTTTCCAGCTAATGCTGCAGGAAAAAGAGCAAGCGGTCCTGGCTTTGCAGCAGACTGTGGag ATCCTTCAGATGAAAGTGAACAAGTTAGAGCATCTGTTGCACTTGAAGGACATGCGTATTGAAGATCTGACGCAGCACCTGGACCTGTACAAAGCAAAAGGCAATAAATcctaa